A genomic segment from Propioniciclava sp. MC1595 encodes:
- the crtI gene encoding phytoene desaturase family protein, giving the protein MSAAARRGDHVIVVGAGLSGLAAALHLAGAGHRVTIVERESFPGGRNGILERDGFRFDTGPVVFTMVPLLEEAFRAVGRTVGDYVTLKLLDPAYHAFFADGSRLLVRPGYERMREVIEVESGPKDARAFDDFVVWLRRLNDVELPHFIDANFNSPLGLFRSPTAALDLLRLGGFKRLGPEVARRFSDERLHRVFSFQAMYAGLAPEQALALYAVITYMDSIEGVWFPEGGMHAVPVAMARAAQDAGVEIRYDSSVDRVSRAPGGAASGVVLEGGERLAADAVVVTADLPVAYERFLPGVTAPRVARRGQYSPSALVWHLGVKGELPEGTGHHNIHFGKAWSQAFTDLMETGIPMRDPSRYVAVPSVNAPEVAPEGAHTLYSLEPVPNLHVGRLDWTREGPRLRDRMLTFLDSFGYPTDIVAEELVTPADWQAQGMAAGTPFALAHTLMQSGPFRPRNVDKRVPGLFFAGSGTTPGVGIPMVLISGKLAAQRVQEMAR; this is encoded by the coding sequence GTGAGCGCCGCGGCGCGCCGCGGCGACCACGTCATCGTCGTCGGCGCGGGGTTGTCCGGTCTCGCCGCCGCCCTGCACCTCGCCGGCGCGGGCCATCGCGTCACGATCGTGGAGCGCGAGTCGTTCCCCGGCGGGCGCAACGGCATCCTCGAGCGCGACGGGTTCCGCTTCGACACCGGCCCCGTCGTCTTCACGATGGTCCCCCTGCTGGAGGAGGCGTTCCGGGCCGTCGGCCGCACCGTGGGCGACTACGTCACCCTGAAGCTGCTCGACCCGGCGTACCACGCCTTCTTCGCCGACGGGTCGCGCCTGCTCGTCCGCCCCGGCTACGAGAGGATGCGCGAGGTCATCGAGGTGGAGAGCGGCCCGAAGGACGCCCGCGCGTTCGACGACTTCGTGGTCTGGCTGCGCCGCCTCAACGACGTCGAGTTGCCCCACTTCATCGACGCCAACTTCAACTCCCCGCTGGGCCTGTTCCGCTCGCCCACCGCCGCCTTGGACCTGCTGCGCCTGGGGGGCTTCAAGCGTCTCGGACCCGAGGTCGCACGCAGGTTCTCCGACGAGCGCCTGCACCGCGTCTTCAGCTTCCAGGCCATGTACGCCGGTCTCGCTCCCGAGCAGGCGCTGGCGCTGTACGCGGTCATCACCTACATGGACTCCATCGAGGGCGTCTGGTTCCCCGAGGGCGGCATGCACGCCGTACCGGTCGCGATGGCCCGGGCGGCCCAGGACGCCGGGGTGGAGATCCGCTACGACTCCTCGGTCGACCGCGTCTCACGTGCGCCCGGGGGTGCGGCCTCGGGCGTGGTGCTGGAGGGCGGCGAGCGCCTGGCGGCGGACGCAGTCGTGGTGACCGCCGACCTGCCGGTGGCCTACGAGCGGTTCCTGCCCGGCGTGACCGCGCCCCGGGTGGCCCGCCGCGGCCAGTACTCTCCGAGTGCCTTGGTGTGGCACCTCGGCGTCAAGGGCGAGCTGCCCGAGGGGACCGGCCACCACAACATCCACTTCGGGAAAGCCTGGTCGCAGGCGTTCACCGACTTGATGGAAACCGGCATCCCCATGCGGGACCCCTCTCGGTACGTCGCCGTCCCGTCCGTGAACGCGCCGGAGGTCGCCCCGGAGGGCGCGCACACGCTGTACTCGCTCGAGCCGGTGCCGAACCTCCATGTCGGACGCCTCGACTGGACCCGCGAGGGCCCCCGGCTGCGCGACCGGATGCTCACGTTCCTCGACTCGTTCGGGTATCCCACCGACATCGTCGCCGAGGAGCTCGTGACGCCGGCCGACTGGCAGGCCCAGGGCATGGCGGCCGGCACGCCGTTCGCCCTGGCCCACACGCTGATGCAGTCGGGGCCCTTCCGGCCCCGCAACGTGGACAAGCGGGTGCCGGGCCTGTTCTTCGCCGGCTCCGGCACGACGCCGGGCGTCGGCATCCCCATGGTGCTGATCTCGGGAAAGCTCGCCGCCCAGCGCGTCCAGGAGATGGCCCGATGA
- a CDS encoding phytoene/squalene synthase family protein, with product MTDLAAGYRRCAELTRQYGTTYYWGARLLPPAQRRDVFTVYALCRLADDIVDEPDRVDLAVPQGGTPRERLAAFRAMFFRALEAGSDEPVMAAIVDSIRRRGTDPECFERFFDAMASDLDRDAWSTWEELRDGYMEGSAAVIGEMMLPVLEPYSPEAKESARALGNAFQLTNFLRDVAEDLDRGRVYLPQEDLARHGADPWLRTVTPEWRVMMAEQVARARELYAQGQEGLALLPPASRRCVGTALVLYSRILDRIEAADYDVFSGRLRVPDAEKLAVMLRSVALGVPHVDFGRAGAAA from the coding sequence ATGACCGACCTGGCCGCCGGGTACCGGCGCTGCGCGGAACTGACCCGGCAGTACGGCACCACCTACTACTGGGGTGCCCGCCTGCTGCCCCCCGCCCAGCGCCGCGACGTGTTCACCGTGTACGCCCTGTGCCGGCTCGCCGACGACATCGTCGACGAGCCGGACCGCGTCGACCTGGCGGTGCCCCAGGGTGGGACGCCGCGGGAGCGGCTGGCCGCGTTCCGGGCGATGTTCTTCCGGGCGCTGGAGGCAGGATCGGACGAGCCCGTGATGGCCGCCATCGTCGACAGCATCCGCCGGCGCGGCACCGACCCGGAGTGCTTCGAGCGCTTCTTCGACGCCATGGCGTCCGACCTGGATCGTGACGCCTGGTCGACCTGGGAGGAGCTGCGGGACGGGTACATGGAAGGCTCCGCGGCCGTGATCGGGGAGATGATGCTCCCGGTTCTGGAGCCCTACTCGCCCGAGGCGAAGGAGTCGGCCCGGGCGCTGGGCAACGCGTTCCAGCTCACCAACTTCCTGCGCGACGTCGCCGAGGACCTCGACCGCGGGCGGGTCTACCTGCCCCAGGAGGACCTCGCGCGTCACGGCGCCGACCCCTGGCTCCGGACCGTCACGCCCGAGTGGCGAGTCATGATGGCCGAGCAGGTCGCCCGCGCGCGGGAGCTCTACGCCCAGGGCCAGGAGGGCCTGGCGCTGCTCCCGCCGGCCTCGCGGCGCTGCGTCGGGACGGCGCTGGTGCTCTACAGCCGGATCCTCGACCGGATCGAGGCCGCCGACTACGACGTGTTCTCCGGGCGCCTGCGCGTCCCGGACGCCGAGAAGCTCGCCGTCATGCTGCGCTCGGTCGCGCTCGGCGTCCCGCACGTCGACTTCGGACGAGCCGGCGCGGCCGCCTGA
- a CDS encoding type II toxin-antitoxin system RelE/ParE family toxin, translated as MSDAYDIGWTRTSRCVLERWPEKVATAAVEFVYGPLAESPHRVGKPLRFELEGLHSARRGDYRILYRIDDEQVVIVAIEHRADVHK; from the coding sequence ATGAGCGACGCCTACGACATCGGTTGGACGCGCACATCCAGGTGTGTGCTCGAGCGATGGCCCGAGAAGGTGGCAACCGCCGCGGTGGAGTTTGTCTACGGCCCGCTGGCCGAGAGTCCTCACCGGGTGGGCAAGCCATTGCGGTTCGAGTTGGAAGGGCTCCACTCGGCCCGGCGAGGTGACTACCGCATCCTCTACCGGATCGACGACGAGCAGGTGGTCATCGTTGCCATCGAGCACCGCGCCGACGTCCACAAGTAG
- a CDS encoding class I SAM-dependent DNA methyltransferase — protein MLTGALRSKIDRVWDAFWSGGISNPMEVIEQITYLIFIRRLDELQTLKENKANRLGEPIEDPIFKPGQQHLRWSRFKNDDSAVMFQTLVEGVFPFLRALGADGSTYSSHMKDARFTIPTPALLGKVVDLLDDVPLDRRDTNGDLYEYMLGKLATSGQNGQFRTPRHIIGLMVAMMDPQLEDTICDPACGTAGFLVSASEHLRAEHPTVLTDAAQRHHFHHGAFTGYDFDSTMLRIGSMNMLMHGVESPDISYRDSLSRAGDADAEAFSLILANPPFAGSLDYEATSKLLLSDVKTKKTELLFLARFLRLLKPGGRAAVIVPDGVLFGSSNAHKTLRRKLVEDQKLDAVVKLPAGAFKPYAGVSTAILFFTKTNSGGTEDVWFYDLRADGWSLDDKRTPLLDESLLGCRREVDAPGGVRFEPLELSEEQHEKNNLPDVLARWRDWQLSLSKSAEAARVRTEQSFLVPRADIAAAGYDLSLNRYKEIEHTDADTRDPLEIIAELEELEAEIRQGLAELKAMLS, from the coding sequence ATGTTGACCGGAGCGCTGCGCAGCAAGATCGATCGAGTGTGGGACGCGTTCTGGTCCGGCGGCATCTCCAACCCCATGGAGGTGATCGAGCAGATCACGTACCTGATCTTCATCCGCCGCCTCGACGAGCTGCAGACGCTCAAGGAGAACAAGGCGAACCGGCTCGGTGAGCCGATCGAGGACCCGATCTTCAAGCCCGGGCAGCAGCACCTGCGCTGGTCGCGGTTCAAGAACGACGACTCGGCGGTCATGTTCCAGACGCTGGTCGAGGGCGTTTTCCCCTTCCTGCGCGCGCTCGGCGCCGATGGCTCCACCTACTCCTCCCACATGAAGGACGCCCGCTTTACCATCCCCACGCCCGCGCTCCTGGGCAAGGTCGTCGACCTGCTCGACGACGTGCCGCTCGACCGCCGCGACACCAACGGTGACCTGTACGAGTACATGCTGGGCAAGCTGGCGACCTCGGGTCAGAACGGCCAGTTCCGGACGCCGCGGCACATCATCGGCCTCATGGTCGCGATGATGGATCCCCAGCTCGAGGACACCATCTGCGACCCGGCCTGCGGCACGGCGGGGTTCCTGGTGTCGGCGTCCGAGCACCTGCGCGCCGAGCACCCGACCGTTCTCACGGACGCCGCCCAGCGCCACCACTTCCACCACGGCGCCTTCACCGGCTACGACTTCGACTCGACCATGCTGCGCATCGGCAGCATGAACATGCTCATGCACGGGGTCGAGTCGCCCGACATCTCCTACCGCGACTCCCTCTCGCGTGCCGGTGATGCGGACGCCGAGGCCTTCAGCCTGATCCTCGCCAACCCGCCGTTCGCCGGATCGCTCGACTACGAGGCGACCTCGAAGCTGCTGCTGTCGGACGTCAAGACCAAGAAGACCGAGCTGCTATTCCTGGCGCGGTTCCTGCGCCTACTCAAGCCCGGCGGCCGCGCCGCGGTCATCGTGCCGGACGGCGTCCTCTTCGGCTCGTCGAATGCCCACAAGACCCTGCGTCGCAAGCTGGTCGAAGACCAGAAGCTGGACGCCGTCGTGAAGCTTCCCGCCGGTGCGTTCAAGCCGTACGCAGGGGTGTCGACCGCGATCCTGTTCTTCACCAAGACCAACTCGGGCGGCACCGAGGACGTCTGGTTCTACGACCTCCGCGCCGACGGCTGGTCGCTCGATGACAAGCGGACCCCGCTGCTCGATGAGTCGCTGCTCGGCTGTCGGCGTGAGGTGGACGCCCCGGGCGGCGTTCGGTTCGAGCCGCTGGAGCTGTCCGAAGAGCAGCACGAGAAGAACAATCTGCCGGACGTGCTGGCGCGGTGGCGTGATTGGCAACTGAGCTTGTCGAAGTCCGCGGAAGCAGCCCGGGTTCGAACAGAGCAGTCGTTCCTGGTGCCCAGGGCCGACATCGCTGCGGCCGGGTATGACTTGTCGCTGAACCGGTACAAGGAGATCGAACACACGGACGCCGACACCCGCGATCCGTTGGAGATCATTGCGGAGTTGGAGGAGTTGGAAGCCGAGATCCGGCAGGGCCTAGCCGAACTGAAGGCGATGTTGTCGTGA
- a CDS encoding restriction endonuclease subunit S: MKTVALGEIANINPRLGRTMASDEPVSFVPMAYLSDQSAAATPESVRPFGEVAKGYTPMLDGDLLVAKITPCFENGKIGQAQLTTRVGMGSTEFHVVRPSAEIDARYLLHFLRTPRVNQAGRLRMTGSGGQRRVPAAYLEELGVPLPPLDEQRRIATILDRAAELVRLTAQATAFEGALLRGALMRVIASLDDRRVPLSSEADIVSGITKGRKLSSEAQTQEVPYLAVSNVQAGHLNLTSVRTIAVTPAELERYRLQRDDLLLTEGGDPDKLGRGTLWREELPLSLHQNHVFRVRLKRGASLRPAMLAAWVASSESRRYFLRSAKQTTGIASINKAQLGELPVPVMDGATQARFESELKAIERAVEPLRQRQAVVHVLFETVQARAFSGEL; the protein is encoded by the coding sequence GTGAAGACCGTCGCGTTGGGCGAGATTGCGAACATCAACCCGAGGCTGGGCCGCACCATGGCCTCCGACGAACCGGTGTCGTTCGTCCCCATGGCTTACCTGAGTGACCAGTCGGCCGCGGCGACGCCGGAATCGGTGCGTCCGTTCGGTGAGGTGGCCAAGGGCTACACACCCATGCTTGACGGAGATCTCTTGGTCGCCAAGATCACGCCGTGCTTCGAGAACGGCAAGATCGGGCAGGCGCAACTCACAACCCGGGTCGGTATGGGCTCAACGGAGTTTCACGTGGTGCGCCCCTCGGCTGAGATCGACGCGCGGTACCTCCTCCACTTCCTCAGGACCCCTCGGGTGAATCAGGCTGGCCGGTTGCGCATGACAGGTAGCGGGGGGCAACGAAGGGTTCCCGCGGCGTACCTTGAGGAACTCGGCGTGCCGCTCCCACCCCTCGACGAGCAGCGCCGGATCGCGACCATCCTCGACCGAGCGGCTGAGCTGGTGCGGCTGACGGCGCAAGCGACGGCGTTTGAGGGTGCGCTCTTGCGTGGTGCGTTGATGCGAGTCATCGCGAGTCTTGATGATCGACGCGTACCCCTCTCGAGCGAGGCTGACATCGTTTCGGGCATTACAAAGGGTCGGAAGTTGTCGTCAGAGGCCCAAACTCAGGAGGTCCCATATCTGGCGGTCTCGAACGTGCAGGCAGGTCACCTGAACCTGACTTCGGTCAGGACGATCGCAGTGACCCCGGCGGAGCTCGAGCGGTATCGGCTGCAGCGGGACGACCTGCTGCTTACCGAAGGTGGAGACCCTGACAAGTTGGGGCGCGGCACGTTGTGGCGTGAGGAGCTTCCCCTTTCCCTCCATCAGAACCATGTCTTTCGTGTTCGTCTCAAGCGTGGTGCCTCACTGCGGCCCGCGATGCTTGCAGCCTGGGTGGCGAGCTCCGAGTCGCGCCGCTACTTCCTTCGGTCGGCCAAGCAGACGACCGGCATTGCGTCCATCAACAAGGCGCAACTTGGGGAGTTGCCCGTGCCGGTGATGGACGGCGCAACTCAGGCGCGATTCGAATCAGAGCTGAAGGCGATCGAGCGCGCTGTCGAACCCTTGAGACAGCGTCAGGCAGTGGTTCACGTGCTCTTCGAGACAGTGCAAGCGCGCGCGTTCAGCGGAGAACTCTGA
- a CDS encoding Fic family protein: MELYQRPDLGARDHEVLAQIQALRTELAAYLRVPTRWQGALRRTSRAKAIRGSNSIEGINATPDDALAVVDEQPPLTADERVAAEITAYRRVLTYVLHMIGDPDVRPDLQAIKSLHFLLLEHDLSKSPGRFRASEIYVHDEVGDAIVYEGPDPERVPGLMKAFADDLCAEATGSALVAAAMAHLNLVMIHPFRDGNGRMARVLQTFVLGRDGILEPDFSSIEEWLGSNTEDYYLVLAKTGRGRWNPDGDALDWVRFNLRAHHMQAQTVRRRLDEVTEIWRQLQELGEPLGIPDRSYDALVDAALGYRVQRPGYAKQTGVEDRTASRDLKELVDAGLLDSFGQTRGRYYVAGAPIRQLRQRIRESRGPLEDPYPDLMASIREAVRERPMSQ, encoded by the coding sequence ATGGAGCTGTACCAGCGGCCAGACCTCGGCGCGCGCGATCACGAGGTTCTGGCTCAGATTCAGGCGCTGCGGACCGAACTGGCGGCGTACCTCCGCGTGCCGACCCGCTGGCAGGGTGCGCTGCGCAGAACCTCTCGGGCCAAGGCGATTCGGGGCTCGAACAGCATCGAGGGCATCAATGCCACGCCGGATGACGCTCTTGCGGTCGTCGACGAGCAACCTCCTCTGACGGCCGACGAGCGTGTCGCTGCAGAGATCACGGCCTACCGACGTGTGCTGACCTACGTGTTGCACATGATCGGCGACCCCGACGTGCGTCCGGACCTGCAGGCGATCAAGTCACTGCACTTCCTGTTGTTGGAACATGACCTGTCCAAGTCGCCGGGGCGGTTCCGGGCGTCCGAGATCTATGTGCACGACGAGGTCGGCGACGCGATTGTGTATGAGGGGCCGGATCCCGAACGCGTCCCGGGGCTCATGAAGGCATTCGCCGACGACCTGTGTGCGGAGGCGACGGGGTCTGCACTGGTTGCCGCAGCCATGGCGCACCTCAACCTGGTGATGATTCACCCCTTCCGAGATGGGAACGGGCGGATGGCTCGCGTGCTCCAAACCTTCGTGTTGGGGCGGGATGGGATCCTCGAGCCGGACTTCTCCAGCATCGAGGAGTGGCTGGGGAGCAACACCGAGGACTACTACCTCGTTCTGGCCAAGACTGGCCGTGGGCGTTGGAACCCCGACGGTGACGCGCTCGACTGGGTGCGCTTCAATCTTCGGGCGCATCACATGCAGGCGCAGACCGTGCGGCGTCGTCTCGACGAGGTCACGGAGATCTGGCGTCAGTTGCAGGAGCTGGGTGAGCCTTTGGGCATCCCTGACCGCTCGTACGACGCGCTCGTCGATGCCGCGTTGGGCTACCGGGTTCAGCGTCCCGGCTATGCGAAGCAGACGGGCGTGGAGGATCGAACTGCCTCCCGGGACCTCAAGGAACTGGTTGACGCTGGCCTTCTCGACTCCTTTGGGCAGACCCGCGGGCGTTACTACGTTGCGGGCGCGCCCATCCGCCAGCTGCGACAGCGGATTCGGGAGAGTCGCGGGCCACTGGAGGACCCCTACCCCGACCTCATGGCATCCATTCGCGAAGCGGTGCGTGAGAGGCCAATGTCTCAATGA
- a CDS encoding DEAD/DEAH box helicase family protein, whose translation MTSNFDFLAAEWTDVHPDAVRAESYGRTDPRTAVFYARRVVEQVVEWIYDLENLREPYRDDLAARLADDGFLRAVGVRVAEIAHAIRKVGNAAVHRAQPISEAVALGVLRELHRFTAWAATRYSTDPHWRRPAPFDAALVPGPQPTSPPPRTASEIESLRAQLDQRDAAMAAQRAERDDLQAELDALRAQIAAAQAAQIHPADVDDFDEADTRALFIDADLLEAGWDLAEARDREYPITGMPNIGGEGFVDYVLWGADGLPLAIIEAKRTRRDPIVGQQQAKLYADALERMTGRRPVIFFSNGATHHLWDDAAGYPPREVAGFLTRDELELMIQRRRTQLPLATVPVNSTIAGRHYQLRAVRAIDDALEARRRRALLVMATGSGKTRTIIALVDQLMKAGWVKRVLFLADRVALVNQAAGAFKTHLPDAATVNLVTEKTGDGRVFVATYPTMMNLVDSYDDSGRRRFGPGFFDLVVIDEAHRSVYAKYGALFSWFDAYLVGLTATPKDEVDRNTYGLFHLEDGVPTDAYSLDEAVAEGYLVPPVGVSVPLKFMRAGIHYDQLSEAEKEHWDSLEWSDDDEVPTDIDPEELNRWLFNTDTVDQALKVLMESGHRVAGGDRLGKTIVFAKNNDHAKFISERFDLAYPEFAGSFARIVTYRTEYAQSLIDDFSKPESAPHIAISVDMLDTGIDVPEVVNLVFFKLVRSASKFWQMVGRGTRLSPDLFGPGLDKQNFYIFDFCMNLEYFNQPGAGAEGSVQKSLGQRLFESRLKLVSELDEVGSSEFDELRFDTAAELHRIVAGMNLDNFVVRPHRALVQKYTDATAWARLDAGSVSEIAEGLAGLPSTVRDDDEDAKRFDLIMLTLQLAVLSGDHLDFEAGRARVQGIAARLLTQTTIPVIAAQAAVLADLAGDEWWVDVTLPMLEFARRRVRALVKFLPKGERKIVYTDLADELGESSEVELRGISVGTNWERFKAKARAYLREHEDNIALHRLRHNRQLTPTDLDSLQGLLEASGAGKAADIEKAAEESNGLGLFVRSLVGLDRAAAAEAFSEFTAGSDLSADQLRFIELIIEHLTANGTMPARRLYEAPFTDFAFGGPEVLFADAQVAYLIDVLGGVEATATPA comes from the coding sequence ATGACCTCCAACTTCGACTTCCTCGCCGCCGAGTGGACGGACGTCCACCCGGATGCTGTGCGCGCCGAGTCGTACGGACGCACCGACCCGCGCACGGCGGTGTTCTACGCCCGGCGCGTCGTCGAGCAGGTCGTCGAGTGGATCTACGACCTCGAGAACCTCCGCGAGCCCTACCGCGACGACCTCGCCGCGCGGCTGGCCGATGACGGGTTCCTCCGCGCGGTCGGTGTCCGTGTCGCCGAGATCGCCCATGCGATCCGCAAGGTCGGCAACGCCGCGGTTCACCGGGCACAGCCGATCAGCGAGGCCGTCGCGCTCGGCGTCCTGCGCGAGCTGCACCGCTTCACCGCCTGGGCAGCGACGCGCTACTCGACGGACCCGCACTGGCGGCGTCCGGCGCCCTTCGACGCTGCCCTGGTGCCCGGACCGCAACCCACCAGCCCACCGCCGCGCACGGCGTCCGAGATCGAGAGCCTGCGCGCCCAGCTCGATCAGCGGGACGCCGCGATGGCCGCCCAGCGCGCCGAGCGGGACGACCTCCAAGCCGAACTGGACGCCCTGCGTGCCCAGATCGCTGCCGCCCAAGCGGCGCAGATCCACCCCGCCGACGTGGACGACTTCGACGAGGCCGACACCCGCGCGCTGTTCATCGACGCCGACCTGCTCGAAGCCGGCTGGGACCTCGCCGAGGCGCGCGACCGCGAATACCCGATCACGGGCATGCCCAACATCGGCGGTGAAGGGTTTGTTGACTACGTGTTGTGGGGCGCCGACGGGCTGCCGCTGGCGATCATCGAGGCCAAGCGGACGCGCCGCGACCCGATCGTGGGGCAGCAGCAGGCCAAGCTGTACGCCGACGCGCTCGAACGCATGACCGGACGCCGCCCCGTCATCTTCTTCTCCAATGGGGCTACCCACCACCTGTGGGACGACGCCGCCGGCTACCCGCCGCGCGAGGTCGCCGGGTTCCTGACGCGGGACGAGCTGGAGCTGATGATCCAGCGTCGCCGCACGCAACTGCCGCTGGCGACGGTGCCTGTGAACTCGACCATCGCCGGGAGGCACTACCAACTGCGCGCCGTGCGGGCGATCGACGACGCACTGGAGGCGCGTCGGCGCCGAGCCCTGCTGGTGATGGCGACCGGTTCGGGCAAGACCCGCACGATCATCGCCCTGGTCGACCAGCTGATGAAGGCCGGCTGGGTGAAGCGGGTGCTGTTCCTGGCCGATCGGGTGGCGCTGGTCAACCAGGCTGCGGGCGCGTTCAAGACGCACCTGCCCGACGCGGCGACGGTCAACCTTGTCACCGAGAAGACGGGCGACGGGCGGGTCTTCGTCGCCACCTACCCGACCATGATGAACCTGGTCGACTCCTACGACGACTCCGGACGCCGCCGATTCGGCCCCGGCTTCTTCGACCTCGTGGTGATCGACGAGGCGCACCGCTCGGTGTACGCCAAGTACGGGGCGCTGTTCTCGTGGTTCGACGCGTACCTGGTGGGGCTGACGGCGACGCCGAAGGACGAGGTCGACCGGAACACGTACGGGTTGTTCCACCTGGAGGATGGCGTCCCGACCGATGCCTACTCGCTGGACGAGGCTGTGGCCGAGGGCTATTTGGTGCCGCCCGTCGGGGTGTCGGTGCCTTTGAAGTTCATGCGGGCGGGCATCCACTACGACCAGCTCAGCGAGGCCGAGAAGGAGCACTGGGACTCGTTGGAGTGGTCGGACGACGACGAGGTGCCGACCGACATCGACCCCGAGGAACTCAACCGCTGGCTGTTCAACACCGACACCGTCGACCAGGCGCTCAAGGTGCTCATGGAGAGCGGCCACCGCGTCGCCGGCGGCGACCGTCTGGGCAAGACGATCGTCTTCGCCAAGAACAACGACCACGCGAAGTTCATCTCCGAGCGCTTCGACCTGGCCTACCCCGAGTTCGCGGGCTCGTTCGCGCGCATCGTCACGTACCGGACCGAGTACGCCCAGTCGCTGATCGACGACTTCTCGAAGCCCGAGTCGGCGCCGCACATCGCGATCTCGGTGGACATGCTCGACACCGGGATCGATGTGCCTGAGGTCGTGAACCTGGTGTTCTTCAAACTGGTGCGCTCGGCGTCCAAGTTCTGGCAGATGGTCGGACGCGGCACCCGCCTGTCGCCTGACCTGTTCGGGCCTGGCTTGGACAAGCAGAACTTCTACATCTTCGACTTCTGCATGAATCTGGAGTACTTCAACCAGCCCGGCGCCGGAGCCGAGGGATCGGTGCAGAAGTCGCTCGGGCAGCGGCTATTCGAGTCGCGGCTGAAGCTGGTGTCGGAGCTGGACGAGGTCGGATCGTCCGAGTTCGATGAGCTGCGATTCGACACGGCAGCGGAACTGCACCGCATCGTGGCGGGGATGAACCTGGACAACTTCGTCGTGCGGCCCCATCGGGCGCTCGTTCAGAAGTACACGGACGCCACCGCGTGGGCGCGGCTGGACGCTGGGTCGGTGTCGGAGATCGCTGAGGGGCTGGCTGGGCTGCCGTCGACTGTGCGTGACGATGATGAGGACGCCAAGCGCTTCGACCTCATCATGCTGACGCTGCAGTTGGCGGTCCTGAGCGGCGATCACCTCGACTTCGAGGCCGGACGGGCACGGGTGCAGGGGATCGCGGCCCGGCTGCTCACGCAGACGACGATCCCGGTGATCGCGGCGCAGGCCGCGGTGTTGGCAGACCTGGCAGGGGACGAGTGGTGGGTCGACGTGACCCTGCCGATGCTGGAGTTTGCTCGGCGTCGAGTCCGTGCCTTGGTGAAGTTCCTGCCGAAGGGCGAGCGGAAGATCGTCTACACCGACTTGGCTGACGAGCTGGGGGAGTCCTCCGAGGTCGAGCTCCGCGGGATCTCGGTCGGCACCAACTGGGAGCGCTTCAAGGCCAAGGCTCGCGCCTACCTGCGCGAGCACGAGGACAACATCGCCTTGCACCGGCTGCGTCACAACCGGCAGCTGACACCGACTGACCTTGATTCGTTGCAGGGACTGTTGGAGGCTTCTGGCGCCGGGAAAGCTGCGGACATTGAGAAGGCTGCCGAGGAGTCGAACGGGCTTGGGTTGTTCGTTCGCTCGCTGGTGGGCTTGGACCGGGCTGCCGCCGCCGAGGCGTTCTCTGAGTTCACCGCAGGCTCGGATCTGAGCGCCGATCAGCTGCGCTTCATCGAGCTGATCATTGAGCACCTGACGGCGAACGGCACGATGCCGGCAAGGCGCCTCTACGAGGCCCCGTTCACGGACTTCGCGTTTGGTGGTCCTGAGGTGCTCTTTGCGGACGCCCAGGTGGCCTACTTGATCGACGTTCTCGGTGGCGTGGAGGCTACAGCGACGCCAGCTTGA